The genomic interval CCGCGGTCTGTTCGTCGTCGTAGAGGATTCCGTAGCTGACGCCCGCCTCCTCGAAGATGGTCGCCAGCGACCGCGCTATCTTGCGGTTTCGCTCGTCGTAGCTCGGGTAGTCGCCGACGTACCAGAGGTACTCGACGGGTTCGTCGCGGGCGTCGGGCACCTCGAAGTCGAGGTCGTCGACCCAGTCGGGGCGCTTGCGGTCGGGTTCGCCGAACGTGTTGCCGTTCTGGAACACGTTCATCATCGCGTCCTGGACGTTGGCGTCCATCTGGCCCGACTCGGTGAGCCGTCGGTTCATCTGGGTGAACTGCTCGACGTGCTCGATTTCGACGGGGCAGGCGTCCATGCACGCCATGCAGGACATGCACGACTCCATCGTCTCCGCGGCGATGACCGAGTCGCCCCCGTCGGCGACGATGGGCTTCTCCTCGGTCCGGCCCGCGTCCAAGTCCTCGCGGTACTGCTTGAGGTCGAGAATCACGTCGCGGGGGTCGAGCGGCCGGTCGGAGGCCTTCGCGGGGCAGACCGACGAACACCGGCCGCACTTGGTGCAGGCGTCGTGGTCGAGCAGTTCCTTCCACGAGAAGTCCTCGATGGAGCCGTGGCCGATCTCCTCGGGCCCGGCGTCGTCGGGGACGCCCGGCAGGCGCTTGCCCGCCATCTCGTCGCGTGTGACGACGTTGGCGAACGACGAGATCATGTGGAACGGCTTGGCGTACGGCACCGCGGCGACGAACGCCAGCGCGAGCAGGGCGTGGGACCACCACACCGCGGGGTACGCGGCGGTCGCCATCTCGGGGGTGACGCCCGCGACCTGCAACACGTCGTAGACGAACCACCCGACGAAGCTCACGGTCTCGAACGAGACGTCGCGGGTCGCGCTCGTGCCCAGAATGCGGACGCCCTCGGTGAGGTAGCCCCCGACCCCGAGCAGGAACAGCGTCCAGACGAACAGGTCGTCCTCGGTGGAGGTGTGCTTGCCCCAGAGCCGAGCGTTCCGGACCCAGTAGCGCCGGTAGATTGCCATCCCGACGCCGACCACGAACAGCAGGCCCATCGCGTCCATCACCAGCGAGTACGAGAGGTAGAAGTCGCCGACGAAAAAGGAATCCCGACCGAGTCCCTTCGTCCAGATGTCCATGTCGATGGCGAGGATGGTGGTGCCGATGAACAGGGTCAGAAAGCCCCAGAGGATGAACGCGTGCATCACGCCAGCGTAGAGGTCCCGGTCGAACTGCTTCTCGTTGGTGAACACGATCTTCGCCGCGGAGAGGACCCGGCCCGGCAGGTCGTCGAGTCGGTCGAACCACGACTCGGTCCCCCGCGAGTAGGTCGCGAACCGGTCGTAGACGCCGTACAGGAAGATGGCTATCGCCACCGCCGAGAGGTAGTAGAAGAGGGCTTCCCCGAGGTGCCCGATCTGCCAGAACGTCGGACGGGTCACCTCGTCACCCGCCTGCGCCAGCGCGAATGTTGCCATATCTTACAGGCGGGACACGACGCGCATAAGTTTTACCGACTCGCACGGCTCCATCCGCCGAAAACGCACAAAGAGTTTATCGTTCAAACGAGCGCCCACGCCACCAGTCCCGCGCTCGCCGCCATCACCGGCGCGTCGGCGCGAGAGAACGACAGGCGGGGAAGCGTGGGGTTCCACGCGAAACACCGCGCCCGGAGCGCGAGCGCGAACCGGTCGGCCCGGGCGAGCGCCCGGGCCAGACCCGCGACGCCGACCAGTCGCATCCGCGCGACGAGCGACCGCTGGTCGCCGAGTCGCGCGGCCGAGGCGTCCCGAATCCGGCCGAGGTCGGCCCGCAGGACCGGCAGGAACCGGAAGACGAACCCCACGCCGGTCCCGAGCAGTCGGCCGGTCTTCCCCGGCACGAGGCGCTGAATCGCGGCCCGCGAGTCCCGTACCGGG from Halorussus salilacus carries:
- a CDS encoding (Fe-S)-binding protein gives rise to the protein MATFALAQAGDEVTRPTFWQIGHLGEALFYYLSAVAIAIFLYGVYDRFATYSRGTESWFDRLDDLPGRVLSAAKIVFTNEKQFDRDLYAGVMHAFILWGFLTLFIGTTILAIDMDIWTKGLGRDSFFVGDFYLSYSLVMDAMGLLFVVGVGMAIYRRYWVRNARLWGKHTSTEDDLFVWTLFLLGVGGYLTEGVRILGTSATRDVSFETVSFVGWFVYDVLQVAGVTPEMATAAYPAVWWSHALLALAFVAAVPYAKPFHMISSFANVVTRDEMAGKRLPGVPDDAGPEEIGHGSIEDFSWKELLDHDACTKCGRCSSVCPAKASDRPLDPRDVILDLKQYREDLDAGRTEEKPIVADGGDSVIAAETMESCMSCMACMDACPVEIEHVEQFTQMNRRLTESGQMDANVQDAMMNVFQNGNTFGEPDRKRPDWVDDLDFEVPDARDEPVEYLWYVGDYPSYDERNRKIARSLATIFEEAGVSYGILYDDEQTAGNDVRRVGEEGLYEMLVEDNAAAIQDCEYDKIVCTDPHSYNTFQNEYPEFEECAWTAEDVFHYTQVVEDLFRDGALGLSGTELDYTVTYHDPCHLGRYNGEFEAPREIVAGTGCDLAEMPRNREDSFCCGGGGGGLWMDFEEDPKPSEERLREALEDTEAGGAVEKFVVACPMCMTMYEDGRKTGDYEDDIEIVDVSELLVEAIGATERAEVAAD
- a CDS encoding energy-coupling factor transporter transmembrane component T family protein, which encodes MTFSYRPGESFAHRLDPRSKLAFQAGFAVAAFAHTDPRGLLALTGVVAVALRASGVSLGNALAAYRYVFPFLLAGPVVAAATLGPPWIRPEEGVEVALASYRVVLVLLVSAAYLRTTPVRDSRAAIQRLVPGKTGRLLGTGVGFVFRFLPVLRADLGRIRDASAARLGDQRSLVARMRLVGVAGLARALARADRFALALRARCFAWNPTLPRLSFSRADAPVMAASAGLVAWALV